The DNA segment GATCGCGCTGCGCGGCGTCCAGGGCGTCGCGCTGGCCGGGCTGCCGGCGTCGGCGATGGCCTTCCTGGCGGAGGAGGTACGCGCCAAGGCGCTGGTGGCGGCCATCGGACTGTTCGTGGCGGGCAACAGCATCGGCGGCATGTCCGGCCGGATCGTGACCGGCTGGGTCGCCCAGGCGTGGGGCTGGCGGGCCGCGCTGGCCGCGGTGGGTGTGCTGGCTGTGGTGTGCGCGGTGACGTTCCGGCTGCTGGTGCCCAAGGCCCGGCACTTCGCGCCCCGTTCGGTGGGCCCGCGGGCGCTGGCCCGTACCCTCGGCGGCCACCTCGCCGACCCGCTGCTGCGCCGCCTGTACGCCATCGGCGGGCTGTTCATGACGGTCTTCGGCGCGGTCTACACGGTCATCGGCTACCGCCTGGTCGCCGAGCCGTTCAACCTCCCGCAGGGAATCGTCGGTTCGATCTTCGTGGTCTACCTGGTCGGTACGGTCTCCTCGGCCGCGGCCGGCAAGCTGGTCGCCCGCACGGGCCGCCGCGGCGCCCTCTACCTGGCCGTCGGCACCACCTCGACCGGTCTGCTGCTCTCCCTCTCCGACTCCGTGTACACGGTGCTGGCGGGGCTCATCCTGATCACCGCGGGCTTCTTCGCGGGCCACGCCGTCGCCTCGTCGTCGGTCAGCCGCACCGCCAAGACGGCCCGCGCGCAGGCGTCGGCGCTGTACCAGTGCGCGTACTACATCGGCAGCAGCCTGGGCGGCGCGCTCGGCGCCGCCGCCTTCCACGCCGTCGGCTGGGAGGGCACCGTCCTCCTCGGCCTCGTCGCGATGCTCGGCGCCGCCTCGATCACCCTCTACGCCACCCGCAAGGCCGTGGCCGAACGCCGCCTCCTGCACCTGGAGAAGGCCGCGTAACCCCCGCAGTCCGAAGGGCCCGTCCCGCCACCTGACCTGGTGGGGCGGGCCCTTCGTCGTCAACCGACGCGAAAGAGCCCCGTGTCGACGGTCAGACCGAACGGCTCGGGGAGGCGGAGCGGGACCCGCGGCGGTCCGCAGGTCCCGTTCACCCGTACGAGGAAACCGCAGGTCAGGAGATGCGTTCCAGCACCACCGGGGTGGCGGCGAAGGCGGCGTCCTCGGGGCCGACGAGGACGCCGCCGTCGAGGGCCTCCAGGGCGTAGGGGAACTTCTCGGGGGTGTCGGTGTGCAGGGTCAGCAGGGGCTGGCCGGCGGTGACGGTGTCGCCGGGCTTGGCGTGCAGTTCGACGCCCGCGCCCGCCTGGACCGGGTCCTCCTTGCGGGCGCGGCCGGCGCCCAGGCGCCAGGCGGCGAGGCCGACGGCGTAGGCGTCGAGGGTGGTGAGGGTCCCGGAGGAGGCGGCGGTGACGACATGCTGTTCGCGGGCCACCGGGAGGGCCGCGTCGGGGTCGCCGCCCTGGGCGGTGATCATGCGGCGCCAGTGGTCCATGGCGGAGCCGTCGGCCAGCGCCTTGGCCGGGTCGGCGTCCTTGAGGCCGGCCGCGTCGAGCATCTCGCGGGCGAGCGCCAGGGTCAGTTCGACGACGTCCTGGGGGCCGCCGCCGGCCAGCACCTCGACGGATTCGCGGACTTCGAGGGCGTTGCCGGCGGTCAGGCCGAGCGGGGTGGCCATGTCGGTGAGCAGCGCGACGGTCTTCACGCCGTGGTCGGTGCCCAGCTCGACCATCGTGGAGGCCAGTTCGCGGGCGTTGCCGAGGTCCTTCATGAAGGCGCCGGAGCCGACCTTGACGTCCAGGACGAGAGAGCCGGTGCCCTCGGCGATCTTCTTGGACATGATCGAGGAGGCGATCAGGGGGATGGACTCGACGGTGCCGGTGACATCGCGCAGCGCGTAGAGCTTCTTGTCGGCGGGGGCCAGGCCGTCGCCGGCCGCGCAGATCACCGAGCCGACGTCGCGCAGCACGTCCAGCATCTCGGCGTTGGACAGGCTCGCGCGCCAGCCGGGGATCGCTTCGAGCTTGTCGAGGGTGCCGCCGGTGTGGCCCAGGCCCCGGCCGGAGAGCTGCGGGACGGCCGCACCGCAGGCGGCGACGAGCGGGGCGAGCGGCAGCGTGATCTTGTCGCCGACGCCGCCGGTGGAGTGCTTGTCCGCGGTGGGGCG comes from the Streptomyces angustmyceticus genome and includes:
- a CDS encoding MFS transporter gives rise to the protein MPPADTGASVTVRAAASPQSSTDTSPSAAAPDPESGKLRPGGPGYRRMSFALFAAGVATFALLYSTQALLPAISTDLGVSPDQASWTVSAATFGLALGVIPLSAVSERFGRRTLMTVSLSVAALIAMLVPFAPSLGALIALRGVQGVALAGLPASAMAFLAEEVRAKALVAAIGLFVAGNSIGGMSGRIVTGWVAQAWGWRAALAAVGVLAVVCAVTFRLLVPKARHFAPRSVGPRALARTLGGHLADPLLRRLYAIGGLFMTVFGAVYTVIGYRLVAEPFNLPQGIVGSIFVVYLVGTVSSAAAGKLVARTGRRGALYLAVGTTSTGLLLSLSDSVYTVLAGLILITAGFFAGHAVASSSVSRTAKTARAQASALYQCAYYIGSSLGGALGAAAFHAVGWEGTVLLGLVAMLGAASITLYATRKAVAERRLLHLEKAA
- a CDS encoding thymidine phosphorylase, which translates into the protein MDVISVIRTKRDRGELTPDQIDWVIDAYTRGEVAHEQMSSLAMAVFLNGMNRTEIARWTAAMIASGERMDFSSLPRPTADKHSTGGVGDKITLPLAPLVAACGAAVPQLSGRGLGHTGGTLDKLEAIPGWRASLSNAEMLDVLRDVGSVICAAGDGLAPADKKLYALRDVTGTVESIPLIASSIMSKKIAEGTGSLVLDVKVGSGAFMKDLGNARELASTMVELGTDHGVKTVALLTDMATPLGLTAGNALEVRESVEVLAGGGPQDVVELTLALAREMLDAAGLKDADPAKALADGSAMDHWRRMITAQGGDPDAALPVAREQHVVTAASSGTLTTLDAYAVGLAAWRLGAGRARKEDPVQAGAGVELHAKPGDTVTAGQPLLTLHTDTPEKFPYALEALDGGVLVGPEDAAFAATPVVLERIS